In Leptodesmis sichuanensis A121, the following are encoded in one genomic region:
- a CDS encoding alcohol dehydrogenase catalytic domain-containing protein yields MIHAYAVQSPGGQLEPFEYDPGALKAEEVEIDVEYCGICHSDLSMIKNDWGISQYPLVPGHEVVGTVAAVGDRVTTLQVGQRVGLGWTSRSCMHCE; encoded by the coding sequence ATGATTCACGCCTATGCAGTCCAATCGCCCGGTGGCCAGCTAGAACCCTTTGAATACGATCCTGGCGCACTGAAGGCAGAAGAGGTAGAGATTGACGTGGAATACTGCGGCATCTGTCACAGTGACCTGAGCATGATCAAGAATGATTGGGGGATCAGCCAGTATCCGCTGGTTCCTGGTCATGAAGTAGTCGGCACAGTAGCGGCAGTGGGCGATCGCGTCACCACCCTGCAAGTCGGCCAGCGAGTGGGCTTGGGGTGGACTTCTCGCTCCTGTATGCACTGTGAATAG
- a CDS encoding N-acetylmuramoyl-L-alanine amidase translates to MRILVAAGFQAGTYSSNFAIAVSSHRVYIGRSFREPPEPIIMKQVLGYLLLASSLLLCATPAQATKLESWKFNANQNQFEFTTDEGVQPQAQLVSDPTRLVIDLPGVVLGRSAIQESLSGAIQSIRIGQFDRDTTRLVIELAPGYTLDPNQIKFRGITARQWIVKLPVPQAVSGAVVVPTTSAAAGFPSPTSLANPGNSASSLSRLSLASAPNQTATIEAVQLDGNQLVIRANQSLQYISRWDTALQAYRIDISPAQLANSVQRSPTGSAIAQLKIRQENPQTVSILVQPAKGVQVGQVSQPNQRMLTLQLLRSVIQPATSAQASSSTPAAPAVFPQPVAFPAPQVPRAATGRLLVVIDPGHGGPDPGAVGIGGLKETDIVLDIGRQVTAFLQQQGVAVLLTRNGEYDLDLEPRVQMAEQANATVFVSIHANSISLNRPDVSGLETYYYQSGQVLAQTIHQSILQATGIPDRGVRTARFYVLRKTTMPSVLVEVGFVTGQDDAARLSNSSYRTQMAGAIARGILQYLQRTARF, encoded by the coding sequence ATGCGAATACTTGTGGCCGCAGGCTTTCAGGCTGGAACATACAGCAGTAATTTCGCGATCGCCGTTTCCAGTCATCGCGTATATATTGGTCGCAGTTTTCGTGAACCCCCTGAACCCATCATCATGAAGCAGGTTCTTGGCTATCTGCTGCTCGCATCCTCCCTCCTTTTGTGTGCGACCCCAGCCCAAGCCACCAAGCTGGAATCCTGGAAGTTTAACGCCAACCAGAATCAGTTTGAATTTACTACCGATGAGGGAGTCCAGCCCCAGGCTCAACTGGTTAGTGATCCGACCCGCCTTGTGATCGATCTGCCAGGAGTTGTGTTGGGGCGATCGGCCATTCAGGAATCGTTGAGTGGGGCGATTCAAAGTATTCGGATTGGACAGTTCGATCGCGATACCACCCGTTTAGTGATTGAACTGGCTCCGGGATATACCTTAGACCCGAATCAGATTAAATTTCGGGGGATCACGGCTCGCCAGTGGATTGTCAAACTGCCAGTACCGCAAGCTGTTTCAGGGGCAGTTGTGGTACCGACGACCAGTGCTGCTGCCGGATTCCCATCCCCAACTTCACTGGCCAATCCGGGGAACTCTGCCTCTTCCCTATCTCGCCTCAGCCTGGCTTCAGCACCAAATCAGACAGCCACGATCGAAGCTGTCCAGCTTGACGGCAATCAATTAGTCATTCGGGCCAACCAATCGCTGCAGTACATCAGCCGCTGGGATACCGCATTGCAAGCGTATCGGATTGACATCAGTCCTGCCCAACTCGCAAATTCTGTTCAGCGATCGCCCACTGGAAGCGCGATCGCTCAATTAAAAATTCGACAGGAAAACCCGCAAACCGTTTCCATCCTGGTACAACCAGCGAAGGGAGTGCAGGTGGGTCAGGTCAGTCAGCCTAATCAACGAATGTTGACATTGCAGTTGCTGCGATCGGTGATTCAACCTGCTACCTCAGCCCAGGCTTCTTCCAGCACTCCGGCTGCACCTGCGGTATTTCCTCAGCCTGTTGCTTTTCCTGCGCCTCAAGTTCCTCGCGCTGCCACGGGTCGCCTGCTGGTTGTCATCGATCCTGGACATGGTGGGCCGGATCCTGGCGCGGTTGGCATTGGTGGTCTCAAAGAAACCGATATTGTGCTGGACATTGGCCGCCAGGTGACGGCTTTTTTGCAACAGCAGGGAGTTGCTGTGCTGCTCACCCGCAATGGGGAATACGACCTGGATCTGGAACCGCGTGTGCAAATGGCAGAACAGGCGAATGCTACGGTGTTCGTGAGTATTCATGCCAATTCGATTAGCCTTAACCGTCCAGATGTGAGTGGGTTAGAGACTTATTACTATCAGTCCGGCCAGGTGTTGGCACAAACGATTCATCAAAGTATCCTACAAGCAACGGGAATTCCCGATCGGGGGGTACGGACGGCCCGCTTCTATGTTTTGCGGAAGACGACGATGCCCTCTGTATTAGTAGAAGTAGGGTTTGTCACGGGTCAGGATGATGCAGCGCGGTTATCTAACTCCTCTTACCGGACGCAGATGGCTGGCGCGATCGCCCGTGGTATTCTACAGTACCTGCAGAGAACTGCACGGTTCTAG